One segment of Natronosalvus halobius DNA contains the following:
- a CDS encoding translation initiation factor IF-5A, whose protein sequence is MAKQQKEVRDLGEGGYVLIDDAACKIDSYSTAKPGKHGSAKARIEARGVFDGKRRSLSQPVDAKIWVPIINRKQGQIVSVDGNDMQVMDLESYETITMRIPEDVDASPDDNIEYLEMEGQRKIV, encoded by the coding sequence ATGGCGAAACAGCAAAAAGAAGTTCGCGACCTCGGCGAAGGCGGCTACGTCCTGATCGACGACGCAGCGTGTAAAATCGACTCCTACTCGACGGCAAAGCCCGGCAAACACGGCAGCGCCAAGGCCCGAATCGAGGCTCGAGGCGTCTTCGACGGCAAGCGACGATCGCTGTCCCAGCCCGTCGACGCGAAGATCTGGGTCCCGATCATCAACCGCAAACAGGGTCAGATCGTCTCCGTCGACGGCAACGACATGCAGGTCATGGACCTCGAGTCCTACGAGACCATTACGATGCGCATCCCCGAGGACGTCGACGCGTCCCCCGACGACAACATCGAGTACCTCGAGATGGAAGGCCAGCGCAAGATCGTCTGA
- a CDS encoding ABC1 kinase family protein, which translates to MLAYARDRRRWLVFGRPRRVGSETHRERAEVLLESLLTLGPTFIKLGQLLSTRPDVLPPAYIDVLSALQDEVPPADWADARVVVEEDLGPVEERFDEFDTDAISGASLGQVYHASVGGDDVAVKIRRPGIEALVEADLRVIRWSLPVLIRFVDESRSFSLGNLADEFAKTIREEIDYHREARMLAEIRSNFADDDRFLIPEVYEAYSSDRVLTMAYIDGTKINQVDELDAKGIDRQQVAENLQRSYLQMIIDDGVFHADPHPGNLAVTDDGRIVFYDFGMSGRVDSFVQDRIVEFYIAIANQDIDAILDSLIAIGTLSPEADRAVMADVMELAIADARGEDIEQYRVQQIVGQIEDSIYEFPFRLPKNLALVLRVATVVEGVCVTLDPDFDFIATATDYLTEQGYREESIQRVLEDTAGEVRDASRSAVRIPPKLERTLDRLDRDDQFVRIGVEDSDQVFATLAKRLVYGMLLTMSLFSMGVLYALDAPIAAVVAAVFSAVLSIVLYWSFRTPSSISTKPQFTRQNLRQRREQE; encoded by the coding sequence TTGCTGGCGTACGCTCGCGACCGTCGGCGCTGGCTCGTCTTCGGACGGCCGCGCCGCGTCGGCTCGGAGACCCACCGCGAGCGCGCGGAGGTCCTGCTCGAATCGTTGCTCACGCTCGGTCCGACGTTCATCAAACTCGGGCAGTTGCTTTCGACGCGCCCGGACGTCCTCCCGCCGGCGTACATCGACGTGCTTTCAGCCCTCCAGGACGAGGTTCCCCCGGCCGACTGGGCCGACGCGCGAGTGGTCGTCGAGGAGGATCTCGGCCCGGTCGAGGAGCGGTTCGACGAGTTCGATACCGACGCCATCAGCGGCGCCAGTCTGGGGCAGGTCTACCACGCCTCGGTCGGCGGCGACGATGTCGCCGTCAAGATTCGGCGCCCGGGAATCGAGGCGCTCGTCGAGGCCGACCTCCGGGTGATTCGGTGGTCGCTCCCGGTACTGATCCGGTTCGTCGACGAATCCAGGTCGTTCTCCCTCGGGAACCTGGCCGACGAGTTCGCGAAGACGATTCGCGAGGAGATTGACTACCATCGCGAGGCCCGGATGCTCGCCGAGATCCGCTCGAACTTCGCGGACGACGACCGGTTTCTCATCCCGGAGGTGTACGAGGCCTACTCGAGCGACCGGGTCCTGACGATGGCTTACATCGACGGGACGAAGATCAATCAGGTCGACGAACTCGACGCGAAGGGGATCGACCGCCAGCAGGTCGCGGAGAACCTCCAGCGGTCGTATCTCCAGATGATCATCGACGACGGGGTCTTTCACGCCGATCCCCATCCCGGTAACCTCGCGGTGACCGACGACGGACGGATCGTCTTCTACGACTTCGGGATGAGCGGCCGCGTCGACTCGTTCGTCCAGGACAGGATCGTCGAGTTCTACATCGCAATCGCCAACCAGGACATCGATGCGATCCTCGACTCTCTCATCGCGATCGGGACGCTGAGCCCGGAGGCCGATCGGGCCGTGATGGCCGACGTGATGGAACTCGCCATCGCCGACGCGCGCGGGGAGGACATCGAGCAGTACCGCGTCCAGCAGATCGTCGGCCAGATCGAGGACTCGATCTACGAGTTTCCGTTCCGCCTCCCGAAGAATCTCGCACTCGTGCTTCGGGTGGCGACCGTCGTCGAGGGCGTCTGCGTGACCCTCGATCCCGACTTCGACTTCATCGCCACGGCGACGGACTATCTCACCGAGCAGGGCTACCGAGAGGAGTCGATACAGCGGGTCCTCGAGGACACTGCGGGCGAGGTCAGGGATGCCAGTCGATCCGCAGTCAGGATCCCGCCGAAACTCGAGCGGACGCTCGACCGACTCGACCGGGACGACCAGTTCGTCCGGATCGGTGTCGAGGACAGCGATCAGGTGTTCGCCACCCTGGCGAAACGCCTGGTCTACGGTATGTTGTTGACGATGTCGCTGTTTTCGATGGGTGTCCTCTACGCGCTCGACGCACCCATCGCGGCGGTCGTCGCGGCGGTCTTTTCGGCCGTCCTCTCGATCGTCCTCTACTGGTCGTTCCGGACGCCGAGTTCCATCTCGACGAAACCGCAGTTCACGCGCCAGAACCTCAGACAGCGACGCGAGCAGGAGTAA
- a CDS encoding molybdopterin molybdotransferase MoeA: MKGADRDRKESGFRVRTRVDDAQSTLETALEARNVRCDQERVALERADGRVLGESITADVDVPHYERAAMDGYALQAADTFGASERSPAVLRLEDRPDPESALPPETARRVHTGSAIPDNADAVVMLEHAESLATTGELEVLDAVAEGENVAPVGEDVEAGQRLYESGHRLRPSDLGLLRSAGNDRPLVSSRPSVGVVPTGEEVVQDDPDPGEVIETNGLTVSRLVERWGGRATHREVVTDDAEALRVAIQRDLTKDVVVTTGGSSVGQRDLLPEVIDDLGEVLVHGVALKPGHPVCLGIVEETPVLALPGYPVACLINAVQFLRPTLAWVQGTEATPHPTVTARLGRKIASEPGTRTFARVSLEADEGVEEADEEGEDGSEGGNLVATPTRASGSGVLSSVALADGWVVVPEDREGIPADETVAVENWEPWF; the protein is encoded by the coding sequence ATGAAGGGTGCCGACCGTGACCGCAAGGAGTCGGGGTTCAGAGTCAGAACCCGCGTCGACGACGCCCAGTCGACCCTCGAGACGGCGCTCGAGGCGCGAAACGTCCGGTGTGACCAGGAGCGTGTGGCGCTCGAACGCGCCGACGGACGCGTCCTGGGCGAGTCGATCACTGCCGACGTCGACGTCCCCCACTACGAACGAGCGGCGATGGACGGCTACGCCCTGCAAGCGGCGGACACGTTCGGTGCGAGCGAACGCTCGCCCGCGGTCTTGCGCCTCGAAGACCGGCCCGACCCCGAATCCGCGCTCCCCCCAGAAACGGCCCGTCGGGTCCACACCGGGAGCGCCATCCCCGACAACGCCGACGCGGTCGTCATGCTCGAGCACGCCGAATCCCTCGCGACGACGGGCGAACTCGAGGTGCTCGACGCGGTCGCCGAGGGCGAGAACGTCGCTCCCGTCGGGGAAGACGTGGAGGCCGGACAGCGGCTGTACGAATCGGGCCACCGACTGCGGCCCTCGGACCTCGGTCTCCTTCGATCGGCAGGGAACGACCGACCGCTCGTCTCGAGCCGGCCGTCCGTCGGCGTCGTGCCGACCGGCGAGGAGGTGGTCCAGGACGATCCCGACCCCGGCGAGGTGATCGAGACCAACGGGCTGACGGTCTCGCGACTGGTCGAACGCTGGGGCGGACGCGCGACCCACCGCGAGGTCGTGACGGACGATGCCGAGGCGCTTCGCGTGGCGATTCAGCGCGATCTGACGAAGGACGTCGTCGTCACGACAGGCGGCTCCTCGGTCGGCCAGCGGGATCTCCTGCCGGAAGTGATCGACGACCTCGGCGAGGTGCTGGTTCACGGCGTCGCGCTGAAACCCGGCCACCCGGTGTGTCTTGGAATCGTCGAGGAGACGCCGGTGCTCGCGTTGCCGGGGTACCCGGTGGCGTGTCTCATCAACGCGGTCCAGTTCCTGCGGCCGACGCTCGCGTGGGTCCAGGGGACCGAAGCGACCCCACATCCGACAGTGACGGCGCGTCTCGGACGAAAGATCGCCTCCGAGCCAGGAACGCGAACGTTCGCCCGGGTGTCGCTCGAGGCGGATGAGGGAGTCGAGGAGGCAGACGAAGAAGGTGAGGACGGGAGCGAAGGTGGGAATCTGGTCGCAACTCCCACGCGAGCGAGCGGGTCGGGCGTGCTCTCGAGCGTCGCGCTCGCCGATGGCTGGGTCGTCGTCCCAGAGGATCGAGAGGGAATTCCAGCAGACGAGACGGTGGCGGTGGAGAACTGGGAGCCCTGGTTCTGA
- a CDS encoding DUF5797 family protein, producing the protein MTLSEDARDRLADVVELQPTKNSELQDRWNLESGSEVHQFLENELGEYYFRDDNSLIRATPEAADLVDVEPGVVSEEGEGPPSRIRVPELQAQIVEVLAGPEERSQSVVAVLHALRDSFDVDPDVDEVRSGLQSLRRKDVVEVEYRTVPTFRLAVERDDLEVDISR; encoded by the coding sequence ATGACGCTCTCCGAGGACGCTCGCGATCGACTGGCGGACGTGGTGGAGCTACAGCCGACGAAAAACAGCGAGTTGCAGGATCGGTGGAACCTCGAGAGCGGGAGCGAGGTCCACCAGTTCCTCGAGAACGAACTGGGTGAGTACTACTTCCGGGACGACAACAGCCTGATTCGGGCGACCCCCGAGGCGGCAGACCTGGTCGATGTCGAACCCGGCGTCGTCAGCGAGGAAGGCGAGGGTCCGCCCTCGCGGATCCGCGTCCCCGAACTCCAGGCGCAAATCGTCGAGGTGCTCGCTGGACCCGAGGAGCGTTCCCAGAGCGTCGTCGCCGTCCTCCACGCCCTCCGGGACTCGTTCGACGTCGACCCCGACGTCGATGAGGTCCGATCCGGCCTTCAGAGCCTCCGGCGCAAGGACGTCGTCGAGGTCGAGTATCGGACGGTCCCCACGTTCCGGCTGGCCGTCGAACGCGACGACCTCGAGGTCGACATTTCGAGGTAA
- a CDS encoding arginase family protein — translation MYPGATADRTEANFVVVGAPLDASTTFAPGTRFGPRRIRHFSETFDDYDHRTGRRFTDCAVHDAGDVHAWDAVDEYLEFLEGTLRDVHWDDAVPLMLGGEHTVSAAGAGAVDPDVFVCLDAHLDLRSEYDGNPLSHACVTRRILDPDDYDDAPDIDVQEAIILGARTGSEEEWQRASEDDVTVVAPEDVPAFVPQLEDRLEGREAYLSVDIDGADPAYAPGTGTMEPFGLEPPTMRDVVRTVAPQATGFDAVEVNDRDDGQAASLAGKLLREFVFSRVDALES, via the coding sequence ATGTACCCGGGGGCGACCGCCGATCGAACGGAGGCGAACTTCGTGGTCGTCGGTGCGCCCCTCGATGCATCGACGACCTTCGCGCCGGGGACCCGCTTCGGCCCCCGACGCATCCGCCATTTTTCGGAGACGTTCGACGACTACGACCACCGGACGGGCCGTCGATTCACCGACTGCGCCGTCCACGACGCGGGCGATGTGCACGCCTGGGACGCAGTAGACGAGTACCTCGAGTTCCTGGAGGGCACTCTCAGGGACGTCCACTGGGACGACGCCGTCCCCCTGATGCTCGGCGGCGAACACACCGTCTCGGCGGCGGGTGCGGGCGCGGTCGATCCGGACGTCTTCGTCTGCCTGGACGCCCACCTCGACTTGCGAAGCGAGTACGACGGCAATCCGCTCAGTCACGCCTGCGTGACCCGCCGCATCCTCGATCCTGACGACTACGACGACGCACCCGACATCGACGTCCAGGAGGCGATCATCCTCGGCGCGCGGACGGGGAGCGAAGAGGAGTGGCAGCGCGCGAGCGAGGACGACGTGACCGTCGTCGCTCCAGAGGACGTGCCGGCGTTCGTCCCCCAACTCGAGGACCGCCTCGAGGGTCGGGAGGCGTACCTCAGCGTCGACATCGACGGCGCCGACCCGGCCTACGCGCCGGGCACGGGGACGATGGAGCCGTTCGGCCTCGAGCCCCCGACGATGCGCGACGTCGTGCGGACTGTCGCACCACAAGCTACCGGATTCGACGCGGTGGAGGTCAACGACCGCGACGACGGACAGGCCGCCTCGCTGGCCGGGAAGTTGCTCCGGGAGTTCGTCTTCTCGCGCGTCGACGCGCTCGAGTCGTAG
- a CDS encoding Hsp20/alpha crystallin family protein — MSALRDALRDLSDAAFFDLLESDDSYLLVLDVPGVAAETIDVVVEDGRIRIEARRQKDLPGEYHYLEENRPLFLDVDLPLPDDATESNAEASVDRGVLELTLPKREGSDRTPIDVVSDPEDSAAEDVDGDADEDG; from the coding sequence ATGTCAGCGCTGCGCGACGCCCTCCGGGATCTCTCCGACGCCGCGTTCTTCGATCTCCTCGAGAGCGACGATTCCTACCTCCTCGTGCTCGACGTGCCGGGGGTCGCTGCCGAGACCATCGACGTCGTCGTCGAGGATGGTCGCATTCGGATCGAGGCCCGCCGCCAGAAGGATCTCCCGGGAGAGTACCACTACCTCGAGGAGAACCGCCCGCTCTTTCTCGACGTCGACCTCCCGCTACCCGACGACGCGACGGAGTCGAACGCCGAGGCGAGCGTCGACCGTGGTGTACTCGAACTCACCCTACCGAAACGGGAGGGATCAGACAGGACGCCGATCGACGTCGTGAGCGATCCCGAGGACTCGGCCGCCGAAGACGTCGATGGAGACGCCGACGAGGACGGCTAA
- a CDS encoding E3 ubiquitin ligase family protein, with translation MSVLLLSLAALGALLGVALLAYGLRELGLAHRIFAREPHTVLDTPNDGFVELSGTVLAWDDVLESPFTETGCVAVEYTVEEKRRKSTNNGSRTKWVEIDGGTRVVPFRLEDETGNVLVDPQGADLRLTVDTRIRVEGGEAPPAPIARYIERDEDVSDENTSLSLGPLEISTGRDRRYLERRLDLGEAVHLLGTARRDTTASRETGQVNAVVERSVPPEPGLLARVRHRLLGPPFLLFDVTDRRAALRVAVRGLVSALAGVLFLALSLSFAVGVGGI, from the coding sequence ATGTCCGTCCTGCTCCTCTCTCTGGCCGCCCTCGGTGCGCTCCTCGGCGTCGCACTTCTCGCCTACGGGCTCCGCGAACTGGGCCTCGCCCATCGAATCTTTGCACGCGAGCCGCATACGGTACTCGACACGCCGAACGACGGGTTCGTCGAACTGTCCGGAACCGTGCTCGCCTGGGACGACGTCCTGGAGTCGCCGTTCACCGAGACGGGCTGTGTCGCCGTCGAGTACACCGTGGAGGAGAAACGCCGGAAGTCCACCAACAATGGAAGCCGGACGAAGTGGGTCGAAATCGACGGCGGGACCCGGGTCGTGCCGTTTCGCCTCGAGGACGAGACGGGGAACGTTCTGGTCGACCCGCAAGGGGCGGACCTGCGTCTCACGGTGGACACACGGATTCGCGTCGAGGGTGGCGAGGCGCCACCGGCGCCGATCGCCCGCTACATCGAGCGCGACGAGGACGTGTCCGACGAGAACACGAGCCTCTCGCTCGGGCCGCTCGAGATTTCGACCGGGCGAGACCGGCGCTACCTGGAGCGTCGACTGGACCTGGGCGAGGCGGTTCACCTGCTTGGCACGGCTCGGCGCGACACGACGGCCTCTCGAGAGACGGGCCAGGTGAACGCCGTCGTCGAGCGGTCGGTCCCGCCGGAGCCAGGACTGCTGGCTCGCGTTCGCCACCGCCTGCTCGGCCCACCATTTCTGCTCTTCGACGTGACCGACCGCCGTGCGGCACTCCGCGTCGCGGTCCGGGGGTTGGTCTCGGCGCTCGCGGGTGTTCTGTTTCTCGCCCTCTCCCTCTCTTTCGCCGTCGGCGTCGGCGGTATCTGA
- the deoC gene encoding deoxyribose-phosphate aldolase, which translates to MDHSELAPLIDHTVLGPETTPSDVERVLDEAAEHGMNACIPPYAVGDAAETHPDVTLATVIGFPHGQHGHEVKHLEGELAWKAGADELDVVINVGLLQAGETDAVEAELEELVAAVPIPVKVIIETALLTDEEKRTACEAAKAADAAMVKTSTGFADGGATVEDVELMSEYLPVKASGGVGSYEEALDMIDAGAERIGASSGVAILEGAPDA; encoded by the coding sequence ATGGACCACAGCGAACTCGCACCCCTGATCGACCACACCGTCCTCGGCCCCGAGACGACGCCGTCGGACGTCGAACGCGTCCTGGACGAGGCTGCAGAACACGGAATGAACGCCTGCATTCCGCCGTACGCGGTCGGAGATGCCGCCGAAACCCACCCGGACGTCACGCTCGCGACCGTCATCGGCTTCCCGCACGGCCAGCACGGCCACGAGGTGAAACACCTCGAGGGCGAACTCGCCTGGAAGGCCGGCGCCGACGAACTGGACGTGGTGATCAACGTCGGACTCCTGCAAGCCGGCGAGACGGACGCGGTCGAGGCCGAACTCGAGGAACTGGTCGCGGCCGTCCCCATCCCCGTCAAGGTGATCATCGAGACGGCGCTCCTGACCGACGAGGAGAAGCGCACGGCCTGTGAGGCGGCGAAGGCGGCCGACGCGGCGATGGTCAAGACGTCGACCGGATTCGCCGATGGCGGGGCCACCGTCGAGGATGTCGAGTTAATGAGCGAGTACCTCCCCGTCAAGGCGAGCGGCGGGGTTGGGAGCTACGAGGAAGCACTGGATATGATCGACGCCGGCGCCGAGCGAATCGGCGCCTCGAGTGGGGTGGCGATTCTCGAGGGTGCTCCGGACGCCTGA
- a CDS encoding helix-turn-helix domain-containing protein has product MSTIAEFRIPASDTAMETTFERAPQARLELESSVSKTLPSIWVSGTTCEAIENAFAADDTIERFELVASAEDRLLYDVDSERGQYLYDELLSSGGSLLEASGVDSWWQFKMRFRTREHLVDTHETLESQGIVVDLIRVTDVTTVSTGNTRLTPEQHEALTAAFEKGYFKIPRQISMEELASDLGISHQALSERLRRAYGTLVDAEVQPVNEQTTD; this is encoded by the coding sequence ATGTCGACGATTGCCGAGTTTCGGATTCCGGCCTCGGATACGGCCATGGAAACGACGTTCGAGCGAGCGCCACAGGCCAGGCTCGAGCTCGAGTCCTCGGTGTCGAAGACGCTCCCGTCGATCTGGGTCTCGGGGACGACCTGCGAGGCGATCGAGAACGCCTTTGCGGCCGACGACACGATCGAGCGATTCGAACTGGTCGCGAGCGCCGAAGATCGGCTCCTCTACGACGTCGACTCCGAGCGCGGGCAGTACCTCTACGACGAGTTGCTCTCTTCTGGCGGCTCGTTGCTCGAGGCGAGCGGCGTCGATTCCTGGTGGCAGTTCAAGATGCGGTTTCGGACGCGCGAACACCTCGTCGACACCCACGAGACGCTCGAGAGCCAGGGCATCGTAGTCGATTTGATCCGCGTCACCGACGTCACGACGGTGTCGACGGGGAATACGCGGCTCACGCCGGAGCAACACGAGGCGTTGACGGCCGCGTTCGAGAAGGGGTACTTCAAGATTCCGCGCCAGATTTCGATGGAGGAACTCGCGAGCGACCTCGGCATCTCCCACCAGGCGCTCTCGGAACGACTGCGGCGCGCGTACGGGACGCTGGTCGACGCGGAGGTACAGCCAGTGAACGAGCAAACGACCGACTAG
- a CDS encoding molybdopterin biosynthesis protein: MDRKEFRDLATPEEAHEAIRSLSLEGGIDRVPLSEARGRVLVTRVDAELDVPGFDRSSLDGYALRASDTFGADEADPARLELVGEVHAGQEPEVEGGDGKAVEISTGAVMPPGADAMVPVERTDVEDGTVLVRTSVAPGDNVMFAGADVAAGERALGPGTQLTPREIGLLSALGVDEVPVRSRPRVGIVSTGDELVRPGGDLESARGQIYDVNSYTVAAGVEEAGGEAVLYPHAGDDPAEMERVLRDAAEECDLVLSSGSTSASAVDVIYRVIEEQGELLLHGVSVKPGKPMLIGRLERSDSAGQSAYVGLPGYPVSAMMVFRTFVAPAIREAAGVPEPETATLTGRLAREERSEQGRHRLLPVGVTTDGDGEYLVYPVDKGSGATTSLVEADGVVEIDADTDYLEVGATLEVRLFSPDRRLPTLFGVGEDDPTLNRVLDRLERPRYLPIGSRPALRRLRTGTPDVAVVAGPIEPDREPEGTELGSWKREWGLIVPAGNPVEVEGLESLVDRDLRFVNRTTDSGLRTSLGVALTELADERDRDRHDLTAAIDGFDMGLRAHESPARRVIAGEADVALGLQETAERLSLGFVSCGEQPVQVWTAADRVDKPGVRELESALREKLE; encoded by the coding sequence ATGGACCGCAAGGAATTTCGGGATCTCGCGACGCCCGAGGAGGCCCACGAGGCGATTCGGTCGCTGTCGCTCGAGGGTGGCATCGATCGCGTCCCCCTGTCGGAGGCGCGTGGCCGAGTGCTGGTGACGCGCGTCGACGCCGAACTGGACGTCCCCGGGTTCGATCGCTCGAGCCTGGACGGCTACGCCCTCCGCGCGAGCGACACGTTCGGCGCAGACGAGGCCGACCCGGCCCGCCTCGAGCTCGTGGGGGAGGTCCACGCCGGCCAGGAACCAGAAGTCGAGGGCGGGGACGGCAAAGCGGTCGAAATCTCGACCGGAGCGGTGATGCCGCCGGGAGCCGACGCGATGGTTCCCGTCGAGCGGACGGACGTCGAGGATGGGACGGTCCTGGTCCGCACGAGCGTCGCTCCAGGAGACAACGTCATGTTCGCCGGGGCCGACGTCGCCGCCGGCGAGCGCGCGCTGGGGCCGGGGACGCAGCTGACGCCGCGGGAGATCGGGCTACTCTCGGCGCTGGGCGTCGACGAGGTCCCCGTTCGTTCCCGTCCCCGCGTAGGAATCGTCTCGACCGGCGACGAACTCGTCCGCCCGGGCGGCGACCTCGAGAGTGCCCGCGGGCAGATCTACGACGTCAACAGCTACACGGTCGCGGCGGGCGTCGAGGAGGCAGGCGGCGAGGCGGTGCTCTACCCGCACGCGGGTGACGATCCGGCGGAGATGGAGCGCGTGCTTCGGGACGCGGCCGAAGAGTGCGATCTCGTGCTCTCGTCCGGATCGACGAGCGCGAGCGCGGTCGACGTGATCTACCGGGTAATCGAGGAACAAGGCGAGTTGCTGTTGCACGGCGTGAGTGTCAAACCCGGGAAGCCGATGCTGATCGGGCGCCTCGAGCGGTCGGATTCGGCGGGACAGTCCGCCTACGTCGGCCTCCCCGGCTACCCCGTCTCGGCGATGATGGTCTTCCGGACGTTCGTCGCGCCCGCCATCCGCGAGGCGGCCGGTGTTCCCGAACCCGAGACGGCGACGCTGACCGGCCGCCTGGCTCGAGAGGAGCGATCCGAGCAGGGTCGTCATCGCTTGCTTCCGGTCGGCGTCACGACTGACGGGGACGGCGAGTACCTGGTCTACCCCGTCGACAAGGGGAGCGGGGCGACGACCAGCCTCGTCGAGGCCGACGGCGTCGTCGAGATCGACGCCGACACGGACTACCTCGAGGTCGGCGCAACACTCGAGGTCCGGCTATTCTCGCCCGATCGCCGGCTCCCGACGCTGTTCGGCGTCGGCGAGGACGATCCGACCCTCAACCGGGTGCTCGATCGCCTCGAGCGACCCCGGTACCTCCCGATCGGGTCGCGCCCCGCACTGCGGCGGCTTCGGACGGGAACGCCTGACGTGGCCGTGGTCGCCGGGCCGATCGAGCCGGATCGCGAACCCGAGGGCACCGAACTCGGCTCCTGGAAGCGGGAGTGGGGGCTGATCGTGCCAGCGGGGAATCCGGTGGAGGTCGAAGGGCTCGAGTCGCTCGTCGACCGCGACCTGCGGTTCGTCAACCGGACGACCGATTCGGGATTGCGGACGAGCCTGGGCGTCGCCCTCACGGAACTCGCGGACGAACGCGACCGGGACCGCCACGACCTCACCGCGGCAATCGACGGCTTCGACATGGGGCTGCGTGCCCACGAGAGCCCTGCTCGGCGGGTCATCGCCGGGGAAGCGGACGTCGCGCTCGGACTCCAGGAGACGGCTGAACGATTGAGCCTCGGATTCGTTTCCTGCGGCGAGCAACCCGTCCAGGTCTGGACGGCGGCCGACCGCGTCGACAAACCGGGCGTTCGGGAACTCGAGTCGGCTCTTCGTGAGAAACTCGAATAA
- a CDS encoding aminotransferase class I/II-fold pyridoxal phosphate-dependent enzyme — translation MHIEPFGLERWFAEYEHEADIMLAESGIRSLPASRFDTDPGDLGYVIPTDGDPDLRADIADRYDREADEVLFTVGTQEANFLAFLSLLGADASSSRPRGDGHAVVVTPTYQALHAVPEAVGEVTRVSLEPPTWELEVDAVADAIRPDTRIIVLNNPNNPTGRYHPLERVEALYDLAADNDAYLLCDEVYRLLADDPLPPVASLGPHGLSTTSLTKAYGLAGTRFGWLVGDREVIEAAWTWKDYTTISPSIFGQHVAKQALGEQEDDILDENRALAAAHRDRVREFVDAHGLEWYDPVGVNGFVTIPDGFENGTEFCRTVVEEESVVLAPGDLFGFEDYFRIGYGLPTEELEEGLERVSRVIG, via the coding sequence ATGCACATCGAACCCTTCGGCCTCGAGCGCTGGTTCGCCGAGTACGAACACGAGGCGGACATCATGCTCGCCGAGAGCGGAATTCGGAGCCTGCCAGCGAGTCGCTTCGACACCGATCCCGGCGATCTGGGGTACGTAATTCCGACCGACGGCGACCCCGACCTCCGGGCCGATATCGCGGACCGGTACGACCGCGAGGCCGACGAGGTGCTCTTCACCGTCGGTACCCAGGAGGCGAACTTCCTGGCGTTTCTGTCCCTGCTCGGCGCCGACGCGTCGTCGTCGCGACCGAGGGGGGACGGCCACGCCGTCGTCGTCACACCCACCTACCAGGCGCTCCACGCGGTTCCCGAGGCCGTCGGGGAGGTTACGCGCGTCTCGCTCGAACCGCCGACGTGGGAACTCGAGGTGGACGCGGTCGCCGACGCGATCCGTCCCGACACCCGGATTATCGTCCTCAACAACCCGAACAATCCCACGGGGCGGTACCACCCGCTCGAGCGAGTCGAGGCACTCTACGACCTGGCAGCGGACAACGACGCCTATCTGCTCTGTGACGAGGTCTACCGCCTGCTCGCCGACGACCCCCTGCCGCCGGTCGCCAGCCTCGGCCCTCATGGGCTCTCGACGACCAGCCTCACGAAGGCCTACGGCCTCGCCGGGACCCGATTCGGCTGGCTCGTCGGCGACCGTGAGGTGATCGAGGCCGCCTGGACCTGGAAGGATTACACCACCATCTCGCCCTCCATCTTCGGCCAGCACGTCGCGAAGCAGGCCCTCGGCGAGCAGGAAGACGACATCCTCGATGAGAACCGTGCCCTCGCGGCGGCCCACCGCGACCGCGTTCGCGAGTTCGTCGACGCCCACGGCCTCGAGTGGTACGACCCCGTCGGCGTCAACGGGTTCGTGACGATTCCCGACGGCTTCGAGAACGGGACCGAGTTCTGCCGGACGGTCGTCGAAGAAGAGAGCGTCGTGCTCGCGCCGGGCGACCTCTTCGGCTTCGAGGACTACTTCCGCATCGGGTATGGCCTCCCGACCGAGGAACTCGAGGAGGGACTCGAGCGGGTGAGTCGCGTGATCGGGTAA